The Nitrospirota bacterium genome window below encodes:
- a CDS encoding flagellar basal body P-ring protein FlgI, whose protein sequence is MTKRSIGASLLAALLVATPAWAVRIKDVGSFEGVRENQLIGYGLVVGLDRTGDQVIGGQFTIQAMMSMLNKMGVNLVIDPIQLLTRNIASVMVTAKLPPFAKPGLTIDVLVSSMANAKSLQGGTLLLTPLKAANQQVYAVAQGAVSIGGFLGGTGGGGGSTVTKNHQSAGVVPGGAIIEKEAVVDVESWETVSVLLRQPDFTTAIRTTEAIDGVFGKGSATAVNAGLVRATIPANFRGRVVEYIATIEGLDVAVDLSARVVVNERTGTVVLGEHVRISTCAISHGNLTISVKNTLNVSQPPAPLIGSTTGQTTVTPDVQTEVKEQESRLVVVDETVTLGEVVRALNAVGVTPRDLVAILSALRSAGALQANLDII, encoded by the coding sequence ATGACGAAACGCTCTATCGGTGCCTCATTGCTCGCTGCGCTGCTTGTCGCGACGCCGGCTTGGGCCGTCAGGATTAAAGACGTCGGCTCGTTTGAAGGTGTCCGTGAAAACCAGTTGATCGGCTACGGGCTCGTGGTCGGACTGGATCGTACCGGCGATCAGGTCATCGGCGGTCAGTTCACGATCCAGGCCATGATGTCGATGTTGAATAAGATGGGTGTGAACCTCGTGATCGATCCGATCCAATTACTGACGCGCAACATCGCGTCGGTCATGGTGACGGCCAAGCTGCCGCCCTTTGCCAAGCCGGGCTTGACGATCGACGTGCTGGTGTCCTCGATGGCCAATGCGAAGAGTCTGCAAGGCGGCACGCTGTTGCTCACGCCGTTGAAAGCGGCGAACCAGCAAGTCTATGCCGTGGCGCAAGGGGCGGTGTCGATCGGAGGGTTTTTGGGAGGGACGGGCGGCGGCGGCGGTTCGACCGTGACCAAGAATCATCAATCTGCCGGGGTGGTGCCCGGTGGAGCCATCATCGAAAAGGAAGCGGTGGTCGACGTGGAATCGTGGGAAACCGTGTCGGTGCTCCTGCGTCAGCCTGATTTTACGACAGCGATAAGGACGACCGAGGCCATCGACGGCGTCTTCGGCAAGGGGAGTGCGACCGCCGTCAATGCCGGCCTGGTCCGGGCGACTATCCCGGCGAATTTTCGAGGCCGAGTCGTGGAGTATATCGCCACAATCGAAGGGTTGGACGTGGCGGTCGATTTGTCGGCCAGAGTGGTGGTGAACGAACGAACCGGCACGGTGGTTCTCGGCGAGCATGTGCGGATCTCCACCTGTGCCATCTCGCATGGCAATCTCACGATCTCAGTGAAGAATACGCTCAATGTGTCGCAGCCTCCCGCTCCGTTGATTGGGTCCACGACTGGTCAGACGACTGTGACCCCCGATGTTCAGACGGAAGTGAAGGAACAGGAGTCTCGGTTGGTGGTGGTTGATGAGACGGTGACACTCGGGGAGGTCGTGCGGGCGTTGAACGCAGTCGGAGTGACTCCCAGGGACCTGGTAGCCATTTTGTCGGCACTTCGTTCGGCAGGAGCTCTTCAGGCTAACCTTGATATAATTTAG
- a CDS encoding flagellar basal body L-ring protein FlgH, whose translation MSTNRCHTSIRLMLALSVALVNVGCYWHNSPNVAKKLTVPALPPPKTVGSLWQEENGRAYLYEDLRAMRVGDILTIKIVEKHAGSKSADTKAERESTLNNSLSGTGIGYIGIPGVRLGAETMRGLGVDASAKSKFGGKGATSRADTLTGTISTIVTEVLPNGDLRIEGKREVTVNSETQLMSISGIVRRVDVDTKNTVLSSAIADAKIEYSGLGVVDDVQRPGWLVRVLDWVYPF comes from the coding sequence TTGAGTACTAATCGCTGTCATACGTCGATCCGGCTGATGCTCGCGCTGAGCGTTGCGCTCGTCAACGTCGGGTGCTACTGGCACAATTCTCCCAACGTCGCCAAGAAACTGACGGTGCCTGCATTGCCTCCGCCCAAAACCGTCGGCTCGCTCTGGCAGGAGGAGAATGGGCGCGCGTACCTGTACGAAGACCTGCGGGCCATGAGGGTTGGCGATATTCTGACAATCAAGATTGTGGAAAAACATGCGGGGTCCAAGTCGGCCGACACGAAGGCGGAACGGGAATCGACCTTGAATAATTCGTTAAGCGGGACCGGTATCGGTTACATCGGTATCCCCGGAGTCCGGCTCGGCGCTGAGACGATGCGGGGACTGGGGGTCGATGCCAGCGCCAAGAGCAAGTTCGGAGGGAAGGGTGCGACCAGCCGTGCCGATACCTTGACCGGGACGATTTCCACGATTGTGACCGAGGTCCTGCCGAACGGGGATCTCCGCATCGAAGGCAAGCGGGAAGTGACCGTCAACAGCGAGACGCAGCTGATGTCGATCAGCGGCATCGTCCGGCGCGTGGACGTCGATACGAAGAACACGGTTCTGTCGAGTGCCATTGCCGACGCGAAGATCGAATATTCCGGCTTAGGTGTCGTGGACGACGTGCAGCGGCCCGGCTGGCTGGTTCGGGTGCTTGATTGGGTCTATCCATTCTGA
- the flgM gene encoding flagellar biosynthesis anti-sigma factor FlgM, translating into MQISGHGRADHLATLLLGTQEGAPVGANRRPSSDGRQDRVQISQQAKEIQRIKALADQPDPAREARIEQISRAVDAGTYNVTGRKVGDAIIRHALTEAAL; encoded by the coding sequence ATGCAGATCTCAGGTCACGGCAGAGCCGATCATCTTGCCACGTTGCTTCTGGGGACCCAGGAGGGCGCTCCGGTCGGGGCAAATCGTCGCCCGTCCAGCGACGGTCGCCAGGATCGCGTGCAGATTTCGCAGCAGGCGAAGGAAATTCAACGGATTAAGGCTCTGGCTGACCAGCCGGATCCCGCCCGTGAAGCACGCATAGAGCAGATCAGCCGGGCGGTGGATGCCGGCACGTACAACGTCACAGGGCGCAAGGTCGGGGATGCGATCATTCGTCACGCATTGACCGAGGCCGCGCTCTAA
- the flgN gene encoding flagellar export chaperone FlgN translates to MFNTATTTAAILDILTREVAHCDLLNHTLQQERNALRQLSLAEFPSLNAQRLKDLQGLQALEAEREAVVHRCADAWGLPRTTLSLQAVIDRLALPDKREVERCHERLTAKVRALRQETAVNELLVAGIQTLCRKAMHLTSEALPKRDTYSASGESQRAGIGGTMLRQRG, encoded by the coding sequence ATGTTTAATACTGCGACGACCACTGCAGCCATTCTCGATATCCTCACCCGCGAAGTCGCCCACTGCGACCTGCTGAATCACACGCTGCAACAAGAACGGAACGCCCTCCGCCAGCTGTCCCTGGCAGAGTTCCCTTCGCTCAATGCGCAACGTCTCAAAGATCTCCAAGGGCTCCAAGCCCTGGAGGCGGAACGCGAGGCGGTGGTCCATCGCTGCGCCGATGCCTGGGGTCTTCCCCGTACAACGCTGTCCCTGCAGGCCGTGATCGATCGCCTGGCCCTTCCTGACAAACGAGAGGTCGAGCGATGCCATGAGCGGCTCACCGCCAAAGTTCGTGCCTTGCGCCAGGAGACCGCCGTGAATGAGTTACTTGTGGCGGGGATTCAAACTTTGTGCCGTAAGGCGATGCATCTCACAAGCGAAGCCCTCCCGAAACGGGACACCTATTCAGCCTCCGGGGAATCTCAACGCGCCGGGATCGGCGGCACGATGCTCAGACAGAGAGGATAG
- a CDS encoding flagellar assembly protein FliW, with product MKFSSTRFGALEVSDSSILTFPSGILGFPDWTRYVILDHGTDAPFKWLHCIEESSLAFVVLDPALFHANYRVEIPDEVLAEVKGTAADGLTLAVILTIPSEDPGRITANLRGPLLMNPSTRLCKQMVLSDDYPTRYPIFTMPAACQPSQTESRSEAIPA from the coding sequence ATGAAGTTTTCGTCGACTCGCTTCGGGGCCTTAGAGGTTTCCGATAGTTCGATCCTGACCTTCCCCTCCGGCATCCTGGGGTTTCCGGATTGGACGCGGTACGTCATTCTCGACCATGGGACCGACGCACCGTTCAAGTGGCTACATTGTATTGAGGAGTCCAGTCTGGCATTCGTCGTACTCGATCCCGCGCTGTTCCATGCTAATTATCGGGTCGAGATCCCGGATGAAGTGTTAGCGGAAGTGAAGGGAACGGCTGCGGACGGGTTGACCCTGGCCGTCATTCTCACCATTCCGTCCGAAGATCCTGGCCGTATCACGGCCAACCTGCGCGGGCCGCTTCTCATGAATCCCTCCACCAGGCTCTGTAAGCAGATGGTGCTCTCTGACGACTATCCCACCCGCTATCCGATTTTTACCATGCCCGCTGCCTGCCAGCCTTCACAGACCGAGTCGCGCTCCGAAGCCATCCCCGCATAG
- the flgK gene encoding flagellar hook-associated protein FlgK, translating into MGLDGLLDIGKSALSVAQQALTVTGHNVANVNTPGYSRQMAVVTERSPINGGPGQVGTGVQVVEIRRIVDKFINAELTDSHELLGELSITRDQLFQIQNIFTDSNNQGIGAQLNEFFSSLQDVAASPSDVTPRSVLLAKSALLTNSINQAAGELSARRTSVNDQVKQTISEINSLTTRIADLNNKIVSAEITGQNANDVRDQRDQAVNELAQRIDISVLDGANGAVSVFVGRGQVVVESNVSRNLVAVESLDNGGLVNVQYDTGSTRSADITSSISGGRIGGLLAIRDTIIPGLQSSFDKLSAGLVNEVNQLHRQGYGLDGSTGLDFFSPLTVTTHEQSTNEGTAILTAGPITANSLLTLQDYEIRFSSSTAYSIVNATTGATIKGNFTGIAVTAPTVDVPVNIVTGTNDTLTVSVDGTTSGTITLAGAATPGQAYTSGAALATELQTKINADATLQAAGRSVVVTYDTTANRFTITSNATTATSAVNVTGGTARTALGLLSGTSTAASGVYTDPQTFTLDGIQIVLSGTVVAGDEFSVNSYTGMATSISTSLTNGSRVAASSTRAGVPGNNTNAIALVALQTKSIAVIGNTTFGDAYRVAATSVGVAAQSADTSLDAQTILHEQLESFRAQSSGVSIDEELVDMLKYQRLFDAASRLIIITNEMLQTLLDLKR; encoded by the coding sequence ATGGGACTCGATGGACTGCTCGATATCGGGAAGAGCGCACTCAGCGTCGCGCAACAGGCGCTCACGGTCACCGGTCACAACGTCGCCAACGTCAACACCCCCGGCTATTCCCGCCAGATGGCGGTGGTCACTGAACGGTCTCCGATCAATGGAGGGCCCGGCCAGGTCGGGACCGGTGTCCAGGTCGTCGAGATTCGGCGTATCGTCGATAAATTTATCAACGCGGAGTTGACGGACTCGCATGAACTGCTGGGAGAGTTATCCATCACGCGGGACCAGTTATTCCAAATTCAGAATATTTTTACCGATTCCAACAATCAGGGGATCGGTGCCCAGTTGAACGAGTTTTTCAGCAGTCTCCAGGATGTCGCGGCAAGCCCCTCCGATGTCACTCCGCGTTCAGTGCTGCTGGCGAAATCGGCCCTGCTCACCAATAGCATCAATCAGGCGGCCGGTGAGCTGTCCGCTCGCCGTACCTCGGTGAACGATCAAGTGAAGCAGACGATCTCGGAAATCAACAGTTTGACGACACGGATTGCCGATCTGAACAATAAAATCGTGTCGGCCGAAATTACGGGGCAGAATGCCAACGATGTGCGGGACCAGCGGGATCAGGCGGTCAACGAGCTGGCTCAGCGCATCGATATCTCGGTGCTCGACGGGGCGAACGGCGCTGTGTCGGTCTTTGTCGGGCGCGGCCAGGTGGTCGTCGAAAGCAACGTGTCGCGCAATTTGGTCGCCGTGGAATCGCTCGACAATGGGGGCCTGGTCAACGTCCAATACGATACGGGGAGTACCAGATCTGCAGATATTACCTCGTCTATTTCTGGCGGACGGATCGGGGGACTGCTGGCGATCCGTGACACGATCATTCCGGGGCTGCAATCGTCCTTCGACAAACTCTCGGCTGGTTTGGTGAACGAGGTCAATCAACTTCATCGCCAGGGCTATGGGCTCGATGGGTCTACGGGACTCGATTTTTTTTCGCCTCTCACCGTGACGACACATGAGCAGTCTACGAATGAAGGCACGGCCATTCTCACGGCCGGACCGATTACCGCCAACAGCCTCCTGACCCTGCAGGATTATGAAATCAGATTTTCGTCCTCGACGGCCTACTCCATCGTCAATGCGACGACCGGGGCGACCATCAAGGGGAATTTTACAGGGATTGCGGTGACGGCGCCGACGGTGGATGTGCCGGTCAATATTGTGACCGGAACGAACGATACCTTGACGGTTAGCGTCGATGGCACCACATCCGGAACGATCACGCTGGCTGGCGCTGCCACGCCCGGACAAGCCTATACCAGTGGCGCCGCGCTGGCGACCGAGTTGCAAACGAAGATTAATGCCGATGCGACCCTGCAGGCGGCAGGACGTAGCGTAGTGGTGACGTACGATACGACGGCGAACCGATTCACGATTACGTCGAACGCCACGACTGCGACTTCGGCCGTCAACGTGACCGGAGGGACTGCGCGTACGGCCCTGGGTTTGCTCAGTGGAACCAGCACCGCCGCGTCAGGAGTCTATACCGATCCTCAAACATTTACGCTCGATGGAATACAGATCGTCTTGAGCGGGACCGTCGTGGCCGGGGACGAGTTCTCGGTCAATTCTTATACCGGTATGGCCACGTCGATCAGCACGTCGCTGACGAATGGCAGCAGGGTGGCTGCCTCCTCGACGCGTGCCGGTGTTCCCGGCAATAACACCAACGCGATTGCGCTGGTCGCCCTGCAGACGAAATCCATTGCTGTGATCGGCAACACCACGTTCGGCGATGCCTATCGTGTCGCGGCCACGAGTGTGGGCGTGGCGGCGCAGTCTGCAGATACCAGCCTCGATGCGCAAACGATCTTGCACGAGCAATTAGAGTCGTTCAGGGCCCAGTCGTCCGGCGTGTCGATCGACGAAGAACTGGTCGATATGCTCAAGTATCAACGGCTCTTCGATGCAGCATCTCGGTTGATCATCATCACGAATGAAATGTTGCAAACGCTGCTGGACTTGAAACGCTAA
- a CDS encoding flagellin — protein MRVTEQQAYGTLVSNIQRARAKALATQEQISTGKKVVKPSDNANGFDRIVATKFSMAKANQHLRNLGVATTRLDLTDSALSSVTNALARVKELAVQFANSTNGAAERAIGAREVKQLLLQLQEQGNAEHAGGQSIFAGTGRHGRATGVAITAPIALTGGTNDSLVVNVDGTTSGTIALGTASVTGSELAALVQRKVNTDPTLLAAGKSVTVTFDTNHLVLTSSDNGLPSSVEVTGGTSLTALGFNGGSTTNGASAFALRAATGVGTRNTGSAVISQGTVFNPNAATLNDYLVKFSSATTFDLYNVTTSVGVLPNTTNTGGVVRSDSGVLDSSLVTLDNYEVRVKNIYTVTAGVNDGIRFDPGSGAVTATLAAGSYTGAELATQIKTALEAASGPETYTVGFDETTAKFSITNDVANGTALSLLYSNAATTAGSLLGSSGRDLSPIAAGATVISDVDTTGLAGVSKQQNVYNTTLATNIFNITSANNTLIVNDDGGTTDTTITLATGSYTGAQLATELASKLNASRNAANTTPYTVAYGSVTAGRITINNPAGNANSLILRFGNAGSTAAQILGSGSATVTETVGASASTLNNDAGYTNYLSGANIDFDGLRVVLQDGTAGPRNGDVFAVSQTRSVVLPNQTYVSGRTIEAEGVRFSLRDGAAAPASGDRFSIQTGVQYQGDDGLQTIEVGDGQTVKTNQPGNQTFSGPTIDLFASVKSLNAALNGNYVGGIQRGLAGVDVALDQVSSIQGELGALSNRLASSKGSLDETKVFLANILSTNEDVDLVEAISSLTLQQQAIQAAGATLNRLFESSLLNFLK, from the coding sequence ATGAGAGTTACCGAACAACAGGCCTATGGCACATTGGTCAGTAATATTCAGCGGGCCCGCGCCAAGGCCCTGGCCACGCAGGAGCAAATTTCGACCGGCAAGAAGGTAGTGAAACCGTCGGATAATGCTAATGGGTTTGACCGCATCGTGGCGACCAAGTTTTCGATGGCGAAGGCGAACCAACATTTGCGCAACCTCGGCGTGGCTACGACTCGTCTCGACCTGACCGACAGCGCTTTGAGCAGCGTCACGAACGCCCTCGCCAGGGTCAAAGAACTTGCCGTGCAGTTCGCCAACAGCACCAACGGCGCTGCCGAACGAGCGATTGGCGCACGTGAAGTCAAGCAGTTGCTCCTTCAGCTTCAAGAACAGGGAAATGCCGAACATGCCGGGGGGCAATCGATTTTTGCCGGCACCGGCCGCCATGGGCGTGCGACGGGTGTCGCCATTACCGCGCCCATCGCGCTGACCGGTGGGACCAACGATTCGCTGGTGGTGAACGTCGACGGGACCACGTCTGGCACGATCGCGCTTGGAACCGCTTCCGTGACCGGTTCCGAATTGGCCGCACTCGTGCAACGCAAGGTCAACACCGATCCGACGCTTCTGGCGGCAGGGAAAAGTGTGACGGTGACGTTCGACACCAACCATCTCGTCCTCACCTCGTCCGATAACGGCCTGCCGTCCTCGGTCGAAGTCACCGGCGGTACCAGCCTGACGGCTCTCGGCTTTAACGGAGGCAGCACGACCAACGGCGCCTCCGCCTTTGCCCTCCGTGCGGCGACTGGAGTCGGCACGAGGAATACCGGAAGCGCCGTGATCTCACAAGGTACGGTATTCAACCCGAACGCTGCGACGCTCAACGATTACCTGGTGAAGTTCAGTTCAGCGACCACCTTCGATCTCTACAACGTCACCACGTCCGTGGGGGTATTGCCGAATACCACTAATACCGGAGGAGTGGTGAGGAGCGACAGCGGCGTGCTCGATTCGAGCCTGGTGACATTGGACAATTATGAAGTTCGTGTGAAAAATATTTATACGGTGACGGCGGGGGTGAACGACGGGATTCGTTTCGATCCAGGATCCGGAGCGGTCACGGCAACATTGGCCGCCGGGTCCTATACCGGAGCCGAGTTGGCGACTCAGATCAAGACCGCTCTCGAGGCGGCGAGTGGGCCCGAAACCTACACGGTCGGTTTTGACGAGACGACCGCCAAGTTCAGCATCACAAACGACGTGGCGAACGGGACGGCGCTGAGTTTGCTCTATTCGAACGCAGCGACGACGGCCGGATCGCTTCTCGGCTCATCGGGGCGCGATTTGAGCCCCATCGCGGCGGGAGCGACGGTCATCAGCGATGTGGACACGACCGGCCTGGCCGGGGTGTCCAAGCAACAGAACGTGTACAACACGACCCTTGCGACCAACATCTTCAACATCACCTCGGCGAACAATACGCTGATCGTCAACGACGACGGAGGGACCACCGATACGACGATTACCCTGGCGACCGGAAGTTATACAGGTGCGCAGCTGGCGACCGAACTGGCGTCTAAGCTGAACGCAAGCCGCAATGCCGCCAATACGACTCCTTATACCGTGGCGTACGGATCTGTGACCGCCGGCCGGATTACGATCAACAATCCCGCAGGCAATGCCAATTCACTCATTCTGAGATTCGGTAATGCCGGCTCTACCGCGGCGCAGATTCTAGGCTCTGGGTCGGCGACTGTGACGGAGACCGTGGGGGCGTCGGCTTCCACGCTGAACAACGATGCCGGTTATACGAACTACCTCTCCGGTGCGAACATCGACTTCGACGGCCTTCGGGTCGTCCTGCAGGATGGGACCGCGGGACCCCGGAATGGAGACGTATTCGCGGTTTCACAAACGCGGAGCGTCGTGCTCCCGAATCAGACCTATGTGTCCGGACGCACGATCGAGGCAGAGGGGGTGCGGTTTTCACTCAGGGACGGAGCGGCGGCTCCGGCAAGCGGCGATCGTTTCAGTATCCAGACCGGAGTGCAGTACCAGGGCGACGACGGGCTGCAAACCATTGAAGTCGGCGATGGGCAAACGGTCAAGACGAACCAGCCTGGCAATCAGACCTTTAGCGGCCCCACGATCGACCTGTTCGCATCGGTGAAAAGTTTGAATGCCGCGTTGAACGGCAATTACGTCGGCGGCATTCAGCGAGGCTTAGCAGGTGTCGATGTGGCGTTGGATCAGGTGTCGTCCATTCAGGGCGAGCTGGGCGCGTTGTCCAATCGTCTCGCATCGAGCAAGGGCAGCCTCGATGAGACGAAGGTCTTTCTGGCGAACATTTTGTCCACCAATGAAGACGTGGATCTGGTGGAAGCGATTTCAAGCTTGACGCTCCAGCAGCAAGCCATTCAAGCTGCAGGGGCCACGCTCAACCGTCTGTTCGAAAGCTCCCTGCTGAATTTCTTGAAATAA
- a CDS encoding rod-binding protein gives MGEDRQAGLAALKGAAHEFESYFISNLLKVMRETVPKGALENKGGAYFYSFYDQEIGRLAAESGGLGLAKMIHEYTEKNTPLPSSSPAHQPIEEPIGIKAPIPVPRTQWIQG, from the coding sequence ATGGGGGAAGATCGGCAGGCAGGGTTGGCAGCCCTGAAGGGCGCCGCACATGAGTTTGAAAGCTACTTTATCTCTAACCTCTTGAAAGTCATGAGAGAAACTGTTCCGAAAGGAGCATTGGAGAATAAAGGCGGTGCCTATTTCTACTCGTTTTATGACCAGGAAATCGGCAGGCTGGCTGCAGAATCTGGCGGGCTTGGGTTGGCTAAGATGATTCATGAATATACCGAAAAAAATACACCACTCCCCTCAAGTTCTCCGGCTCATCAACCGATAGAGGAGCCGATAGGTATTAAAGCCCCGATTCCAGTACCGCGCACTCAGTGGATTCAGGGCTAA
- the csrA gene encoding carbon storage regulator CsrA, which yields MLVLTRRRGEAITIGPNIRVVVLDIKGGQIRLGIEAPSTVEIHRDEICVRIQEENQSAACTGVVPLAAFRRLLPTG from the coding sequence ATGTTGGTCTTGACGCGCAGGCGTGGAGAAGCGATCACAATTGGCCCCAATATTCGGGTGGTCGTCCTCGACATTAAAGGTGGCCAGATTCGCTTAGGAATCGAGGCGCCGTCGACGGTCGAGATCCATCGGGATGAAATCTGTGTGAGAATTCAAGAAGAAAACCAATCGGCAGCCTGTACCGGGGTGGTCCCTCTGGCTGCGTTCCGGCGTCTCCTGCCGACAGGGTGA